The nucleotide sequence TTCGCTTTCTTTATGACGGCTCCTATGACAACCCCTGTCAACAGGAGTCCGCCTCCAATCCAGATGCTGCCAAAGTGCAGAAGGCTTTTTCCGAGTGCTGCTAATCCGCTCATGCCAATTCCTCCTCAAATGATAGGTTTGCAGGCTCATCATGAAGGTGAGAGGTAAATTCGATGTTTGTAGTAGGAACCGTCTCGTCAACTTCTTCAAATTTCAGCTCGTCCACCCACATTCTTCCCGCTCCTGACAGAAGCGCTCCAATAGAAATGACCGCACTTTCTTCCGGTATATCAAGGACGATGGAGCAATAGTGCCATTCAGTATCCTTCGTAATCGGTCTGTCTCCCATATTGTCAAAGCGCAAAACATCCTGAAGGGCATTGTCCACTCTCATCCACATTCCGCAAAAGCCGTCCAGATTTTCAGCACGAATAAACCCAGAGAACTTATAGCGTTTGCCCTTATACTTATCCGCTTTTATTTCCTGCATCATCGTTGCAAATTCACCCTGATGCTGCACGCTTTTGGCAGCTAAATACCCTGAACTTTTCCCTGAATGATAGACTTTCCTGTCCAGTCCCATTTCGTAATTGAAGGGATGACTGCCGCTTAGGACCCATCCTTTAACACCTTGATTCTCCATTGAAATTTCCTCCTTCTGCATCGTCAGGCTCGCCATTATTTTCCGGTAAGTGCCCGGCGGCAGCCTGTATATTTTTTTAAATGCCCTAGTGAATGATTCCTGGCTTTCAAATTGATAGGAAAGAGCAATATCAAGTATTTTTTCATCAGTATAAAGCAGCATTTTCGCTGCATCCGCTATGCGCCTAATTCTTACATATTCAGAGGGGGTCATTCCAAACTCCCTCTGGAAAAGCCTGTGAAAGTGGAATTTCGAGTACCCGGCCTCACGGGCAATCGTCTCAAGCGGCAGCTCTTCCTGAAGATGATGTTCGATAAACGCAATCGTTTTTTGAAAGGCTGTATCCATTTCCTCACCTCTTACTTGAAAGTTTACCAGGAAAACTTCTCCTTTTTTTGATTTTTCTTGCTAAAAAAGAACCCCTTTTGATAACAGGAGTTCCGCCATGCATCATTCGATTTCAATTTTTCCAACGTATTGCGCCAAACCTCTGTCAGCATCAAGCTCCACTTCAAGGATGTACTCTCCTTTTTCTTCGGGAAAAGTAAAGGAACGCTGTTTATCTAAGGGCAATTCCTGCTCAGTGCCATTTTTCCAGAGCGCAGCTTCAAGATTTTCCACCATGAAATCCTCACTGTCAAACAGCAGATCTATTTTCTGGCCCGGCTGGAAGGCCAGCTTCTTTTGCTCATTAGCATACGACAGAACGTCGTCAATTCTTTTTTCCTCAAGCTTGCTGTTTTCACCCGTCCACTTGATGTTTGCCTCTGTCAGCTTTTCAGACTGGGAACTGTCCGAAGCGGATAAAGTTACGGAAGGCGGGGTGAAATCGTAGTCTTCTGCAATACAGCCTGATAGTAAAACCACTAGAAAAATGCTTGTGATGACTTTCAATCTTATTCTCATAATCTCCCTCTTCATCTTAAGAGTTTTTCAGGAACGCATGCAGCGTCTGAGAATAGAGGTCAGGCTGCTCCCTGTGTACAAGATGTCCGGCAAATGGAATGACAGCGATATGGATTGCTGAGTGCAGCTGTTTATACGCAACAACAGCCTCGACTTCCAGCTCCTGATTTTCACCAACGAGACATAAAACCGGAATCTCTATGCCGGAAACATCGCCTGTCGCGTGAAAAGGATAAAAGTCAGCTTCATTAAAAGATTGCAGCAGGGATTTCCAGTCATTCTCCCCGTGGATTTCGTTCAAGAACGCAACAGCTTCTTCATTCGCAAACAAGTGCTCATACTGTTCTGCTTCTTCTTTTAACAGTTCAGCCCAGTTAACAGGCTCTTTCGGGAGAACTCCTGAAAAACAAAGTGATTTCACTTTCTCAGGGTACTCTTTTGCAAAAAGTAATGCAGTTATTCCCCCTACAGAAACCCCTGCTATGTGGCACCGCTCAATCCCGAGATGGTCAATCGTTTCTTTCAAATCCTGCACGCATTGAACAAAATAGTGATCAATCTTTCCATGCGACCTACCGTGCCCCCGCAAATCAGGTCTGATCACTTTGAAGTTTTCCGCTGAAAAAAACTCGCTCTGCTCATTATATTCCGTATCACCTGTCATTCCGCCAGAATGAATAAGGACGAGCGGTTCTCCCTCTCCCGATACATATGTATGCAAAATCATCCATGCTTCCCCCTGTGCATGACCGTATTTACCGGCCATCATTATATATGTAAAATCATGCTTCCCCAGTACAACAAACTCATTGTAAAAAAAACAAACGTAAATACTTTTGCCTTTTCGGGCAATTTCCCTTTGAAGAAAATAAAGCCAATGCCGGCCAATATGTGAAAGCTGATAAAAAGGAGAAAATTCATTTGGTTCACCTCTTTAAGACTAGAAAGCCTTTGGCACTTGCTTATTACTGAGTACACGATTTATATTACTGCACTTATCCCCCACTCCGGACTCACTCTAAGTGTTCCTATCCTGCTTTTACTGCACTTATCTCCGCTCCGGACTCGCTCAAAGTGTTCTTATCCTGCTTTTACAACACTTATCTTCGCTCCGGAGTCACCCTAAATGTTCTTATCCTGCTTTTACAACACTTATCTTCACTCCGGAGTCATCGTAAATGTTCTTATCCTGTTTTTACAGCACTTTCCCCATTCCGGACTCACTCTAAGTGTTCTAATCCTGCTCTTGCAGCACTCCCCTCAGCTCCGAAGCCACTCAAAATGCCCTTAACAAACTACCTTCATTTTCCATTTTATCACAATCAAAACATCCTCAATACAAAAAAACACCCGTCATTTAAAATGACGGATGCGCTGATCGATTAATAAGCTTTTTCCTGATAAAAATAATTCGGCTTCACGATTTTGTTTTTATACTGATTATGAAAGATGTGGGTTGCGGCGGGTGACATTGGCGGTATGAGCCAAGTCCAGTCACCTGTTACTTCGCGTCCCGCTGTTGATTCGTTGTGTTCGAAGCGTTTGAATTGCTGGGCTGCGGTATGGTGGTCGACGATGCTCGCGCCTGCTGTCTTGAAGGAGTGCAGCACGGCTCTGTTCAGTTCCACAAGGGCCCGGTCTTTCCATAGTGTTGCTTGAGATGACGTATCAAGCCTCATGAGCTCAGCCACTTTCGGCAGCAGGTTGTACCGGTTTTCATCGGCAAGGTTTCTGGCGCCGATCTCCGTTCCCATATACCATCCGTTAAAAGGAGCGGCCGGGAATGTGATGCCTCCGATTTCAAGCTTCATATCGGAAATAATCGGAACGGCGTACCACCTGGCCCCGAGTTCTTCAAGCTCGGGATAGTCAGGATGTGTAATCGGGACCTCCATGACGATTTCATCCGGGATTTCGTACCACACAGGCGCTCCCCCTGCGACTTCTATGACAAGCGGAAGGAGATCATAGGCTGTCCCCTTTCCTTTCCATCCGAGCGCGAGACATTCTTTTGTAAATGCAACTGAACCGGGGTCACCGACAACGCCTGAATCTGTCTCATACCCCGCGTATCTCAGCAGCTGATGATTCCAGATTCTCACAGGTGCCTGTCCATCCTGTTCCGGCTTAAAGATTGTGATTAACGGACGAATTCTTC is from Bacillus sp. FSL H8-0547 and encodes:
- a CDS encoding AraC family transcriptional regulator encodes the protein MDTAFQKTIAFIEHHLQEELPLETIAREAGYSKFHFHRLFQREFGMTPSEYVRIRRIADAAKMLLYTDEKILDIALSYQFESQESFTRAFKKIYRLPPGTYRKIMASLTMQKEEISMENQGVKGWVLSGSHPFNYEMGLDRKVYHSGKSSGYLAAKSVQHQGEFATMMQEIKADKYKGKRYKFSGFIRAENLDGFCGMWMRVDNALQDVLRFDNMGDRPITKDTEWHYCSIVLDIPEESAVISIGALLSGAGRMWVDELKFEEVDETVPTTNIEFTSHLHDEPANLSFEEELA
- a CDS encoding alpha/beta hydrolase, whose amino-acid sequence is MILHTYVSGEGEPLVLIHSGGMTGDTEYNEQSEFFSAENFKVIRPDLRGHGRSHGKIDHYFVQCVQDLKETIDHLGIERCHIAGVSVGGITALLFAKEYPEKVKSLCFSGVLPKEPVNWAELLKEEAEQYEHLFANEEAVAFLNEIHGENDWKSLLQSFNEADFYPFHATGDVSGIEIPVLCLVGENQELEVEAVVAYKQLHSAIHIAVIPFAGHLVHREQPDLYSQTLHAFLKNS
- a CDS encoding nitric oxide synthase oxygenase codes for the protein MNTKLEIMSEAEQFIIECYRELEKTEEETTARLLQVKSRFERNRTIDFTSEELEHGAKMAWRNSNKCIGRLFWNTLRVADARHLETPEEIRDALFSHIEFATNGGRIRPLITIFKPEQDGQAPVRIWNHQLLRYAGYETDSGVVGDPGSVAFTKECLALGWKGKGTAYDLLPLVIEVAGGAPVWYEIPDEIVMEVPITHPDYPELEELGARWYAVPIISDMKLEIGGITFPAAPFNGWYMGTEIGARNLADENRYNLLPKVAELMRLDTSSQATLWKDRALVELNRAVLHSFKTAGASIVDHHTAAQQFKRFEHNESTAGREVTGDWTWLIPPMSPAATHIFHNQYKNKIVKPNYFYQEKAY